The window TACGGACAATGTACCCCGGCCTTAACACCCTATTCTACTATTTCTTTACATCATCAACATTTTCATACGTATTTAACAGTAATGATTCTTGAGGGTATTGTCAAAGTTTTAGAAGAAATCGTTTGACATAGTCTTTACTATTTTCTGGAATTTCATGCTGGCTCTTATTGGTTCTAAATTTAACGCGTGTGATTAAAGAACGGGGTAATTTGATTACTAGGTAGGAGAACTCTGATgaacattatttaaatattcatgttTAAATATGAGGAAAAATGTTGCCGCAAAGAAGAAATAGTAGAGTGGAGAATGTAGCACAGAAGAATGTTTAAATagcaaattcaatttaaaattaattgttatGTTACATGACAATACCAGAAACATGTGTTTAATCTACAGCGCTAGTTTAATTTCTACAGCGCTACAACCGAGCGCTCCATAGTTGGATGTAAAACTCCATAGCTGTTTTGTACACTTCTCCTAAGCGTTTGACATATTCCCTATATGCTTGCAAACCTCCATAGCAACATTGCAAACATCCCTAACCCTTTGAAAAATTCCACCGAGTAGATCAAGTAGTccattatatgattcgaaaccctatattatattatatgcTGATTTGTTTAGAATTAAATAagtcggatgcgattttaatttttttatatagaaTAGAGTACCAATAATTTAGAGTATTTTCTACAACCGTTAATTGTCAGCATACCAAGCGCAACATTTCTCTGTCTATTTACACCCTgaattgttttattgaattgCACATTATTAAGATTgtatgttagttttttttctcgcaaaagtCAGCAGCCTTTCGCCCCTTCAAATCATATGCatttgaaattattcattCTCATCGCATGGGCATGGGAGGACCGGTAGTCGTTGATAAGATTTCTattaacactctgggcgctgtGTGACTCTGTTTGGAATCACAGCTTTGTTCACTCTCCTTCTTTGCGATTGGTCTCTCAGCAACTCTCAGCAGAGCGTATTGCagcgggaagaaagagagagcgcatATTGCAGAAGCGGCATCGTACGTGAGGATCGGAAAGAGAGTGGACGATCGTAATTACTTAAGCCATGGGCTTAAGCCAATGaaacgctctcatcgctctcttatctTGTACTGTCTTCTCCGCAGAAAGCTAATGCAAAATGCCAGCGCCAGAGTGTTAAGCGCAACAACTGGTAGACGGTCTAAGCATGTCATAAGACACTCACGGGCTGGATtagtgttgtgggcagccgtgccgacccctggacttgccgtggcagttgcgctgccaccggtcaacgtccagggggacgacagtgtgtacacgcactctgtcgcacacactaagcgcgcaaggcttagtgtgtgccgagcgccgagcggagtgtgttagcgagccgatcgagcaggagctctcggcaggggcgctcggtgcggctggtgcgcggccaccgcaaTTGTACGTTTTAAAGTGTTGtacgttattattatttattatgttgttttaatatgtgtgaataaaataataagtgCAAAGAGCAGTTCATAACAATTAGCAATGACTTAGTGGTTTACTTACAGCATGATAATCAATCCTGCGATCGTCCTTGTGAGGCTTGACATATGCACAATGGAAACACGCTCGGTAAATGTGGATGAAAAACTTTCAGGATCTTTCGTACGACCAACGGTCTGCACTAGAGGAATGGGCTTCAACTAGGTGTTAGTAAAGGTCATGCGAGACTCGAAGCTgtctgttgtgttgtttggtgGCACAATTAGCAGTTCGACTAATATATCCAGACTTACAGTCGGTccaaaagtattcgtctagctgaatatttttcaGAAAAAGGCATATTGTAGCCACACTAGGCATGAAAcggtaaaagtaatgatgaggctCGATAGAAAAACTATCAATTAACATGTTTTGCGagaaattaaacattttagtggttttataacaaaaaactaaaaaacttaaactaaaactaaaaaaacacattgaatGGGCGctcaaaaagtattcgtctatgTGAATATTGACCACCATAAGTAATGACGTGCCTTAAAAATCATGGCATGTTTTTACCATAGCATAAATCAACCAATCCTCGAAAAATGCCCAGTATACCATGAACGAAATTGTCCCCGATGTGTCCAGTAAACTTACGTCATGGGTCAAAAAGGTACAGAGACAACTTTTCAAGAACGGAAGCAAATTGTGTCCTTACATAATCAATGCAAGTCAGCATATCAGATAGCAAGGCTTGTGGGAAGACCTCGTTCTACTATTCAAACAATTATAGATCGCTTCTCCGTCCATAAAACATTCGAAAACAAGCCTCGAAGTGGTCGTCCTCGAGCGTTATCGCTACAAGATGACCGATTCTAGGTGCgtggagtgaaaaaaaatccaagaatCAGTGCCCCCAAGTTAGCAAATGAGTTGGAGAGAAGGGCACTATAGTTTGTAACAACACGGTGCGTAATACTTTGAAAAAGTATGGGTATAACGGCCGGTTTGCTCGTAAAATTTTTGGGTTAACACTGTTAACCGTAAAAAGATGTTTGATTTTGCAAATATTCATCAAATGAAGCTGGATGACTTCTGTGACAATGTGCTATTTACTGACGAAAGTAAATTTAACATATTTGGGATGGGGTTTGGGGATGCATGAGTGCAGCAGGTGTTGGAAAACTCCACATTATCGATGGTATAATGGATCATCTGGCCTACatacaaatattgaaaaataatttgaagaGCAGTGTGGACAAATTAGGACTACATTCCtcatacattttccaacagGATAATGATCCAAAGCATACAGCCTTGAATACCAGGCTATGGTTGCTTTATAATGTCCCGAAACAGTTGAATTCCCCACCTCAAAGTCCGGACCTTAATCCAATCGAGCATTTGTGGAAGATATTGGACGATGCATTACGAAAACGGCCTATTTCGAACAAACAAGAACTCAAACGAGCTTTGGTGGAAGAATGGGATAAAATAACACCCTCCGTCACGGCGAAACTGGTCGCATCTATGCCACGGAGGATCAGGGCGGTCTTAAAGGCGAAAGGGTATCCAACTAAATATTAATTTGAAAACTTTCACTTCAGAATATCTAAAAACACCCAaatagacgaatactttttgagCGCCCattcaatgtgtttttttagtttttaagtgtatttttgttataaaaccactaaaatgtttaatttctCGCCAAACATGTTAATTGATAGTTTTTCTATcgaacctcatcattacttttaccgTCCCATGCCTAGTGTGGCCACAATATGCCTTTTTCtgaaaaatattcagctagacgaatactttttggactgactgtatgtAGAGGTGACGTACAGGTAGGTGAACGCAGTTTTGAACTCGTCTAATAACTCACCTATctcgggtcaaaggtcagcatcGAACACAACATGGAAGCTGATACGAAATCATGCTGGATGCCAACCGGCAATTCTATagcttgagaaagcagtttccTCAAACGACCTGTCGCGATGGACGAAAccgggactatatagtacctatatagtaccggtactcacatacgccccTGAGACATCGAAGCTCGCCAAATCTGACCAAATCCTCTTAGCCACAGTCGAGAGGAACACTTCCGATCTTTTGGCCCTGTAtctgtggaaggacaatgaaGAAGACGCTAAAACGGCGAGCTAAACGTACGGTATGGCAATCGCACTGTCGTGCAGCTTATCAAGCTTGCTAGGTTCCGGTGGGATGGAGATACGCATAGAATCGGACGACTCAGTCCGTAAAGTCCGTTAGGGCTATCAGCAAGTACAGAGGAAGTGAGGTAGGTTCTCGTTAAGGTGGTATGATAGCgtagaaagaaaacaataaaccatAAACTATCAATAAGCAATTGAATGACGCCAGTATGAATAATGtcggaaaaaaacattttagaaGTTTTGGGATTCCCTGTTCTAGAAAAATAATCCATTGCAACTATTACAAATACGGCGACATTATTACAGTGTAGTAAAAACTTTACATAATCATAGAATAGATACAAACAAATCactttcatttttcttctagGAATGCATTTGCTTCAATTCATACTATAACATACAGATCATTTAATTTCATACATATCAAAAGCAGCAAGAGATAATACCATAATATTCTAACTAAAGTTCAATCAAAATTTTCACTAATCCCCGTTGTTTTCAAAATGGTGTAGTGTCCCCTTATCGTGTGCTGAATAGAGATTGAGAAAAAGTTCTTGTTGCCATGGGCTTAAACGATTGTAAGGGCCAAGCTAACTGTTAACGATTTCTAAaatgatatgaaaatgttataatggaaaaaagtaaaattgaGAAAATGTTGCGCACATCGTTTATACATCGAAATTCCATACCAGTTGTTAACATGTTTCGTAACGCGaaacttaaataaaaaatgaattaaatatgTTATGTTACTCACATAATTGACTAAACAACGGAGAATCATAGTTATCATCAAAACTATTTTCCGCCTTTTCTAGCTCTTGTTCGTGATACTGAATAGTAGTTCTGTAtaagaaatgaaatataacacAGGTGGAGGATTATAATAACCAAATCTCAGTTATGAAAGTTGTACTTACTCAGTGTCTCGTAAAATCTCCTTCAAAACGTCTATCAAGCCAGACATTTCTAGTTCTTCTGCGTTCACCCGCTGTTGTTTAGCATTCAAATCATATTGCATGGAATGTTTTTTCGAACGCAATTCACGAATTTGAGTGCGACATTTATCCAACTCCTTATCAAGATGCCCAGATcgctaaaaaacaaaacaaaaatagctaGTTTTCTCATATTCGAAAAGAAATAACATGTTATACTTACCATCTGAGCGTGCAATCTATTCAATTCCATGGCGTTGGTCGAAACTTGATTACGTGCTTTTAACAAATTTTCCGAATTGCTCACCTTCCATGGTGCCAAAGCGTCTGCCATTAGTAAATTGTCCTTCGATGCTAACGAATCAGAATCCATCGTCTTCAGGAGCGCAACATCTCCTATTGGAACGTTTATCATTTGGCCTTATTACTGATGTTATTTATGAAATTGGCATGAAGGGCAATTATAACTCACCAACCGAAACAAATTTTGTTATTGCGGACTTGAGAAAGTTCTGCGATAGAAACCATAATAAAGTGCTTTCTAATTGATCCTGTTCCAGCACTGTTTCACGTGTCTGAAAAATAGGAGGAAATCAATGGTGTAAATAGGGATGAACACATAAATCAGACACACCAAATAACACCTCACCAAACACGCAAGCTCTTCCTCACATTCAATCATGGAAGCCATTTTCGGACTAACTTAAGTTAGGAACTTTGCAGTTAATTCTTATTGACGCACACTTGTAACTTCCGCTACTACAAGGCTCTGTACGAGCTATAGAATTTCACTAATGTACACTAAGCGCCCTTATGCTGTACTCTAGATTAGAAAGAAGTGATCTTTAGTATTCACTCTTTTGCAAATAGTCCAGATCACACGAAATACTTCTGGCTCCGGCACGTTTACTTCTCCTTCTGCTAGATCTTTGCGTCCATCTTCGGCAACATGACTGTTCTTGACTTACGTTTGCTGTCACATTCATTCCATGTATGGAAACAGTAGAACAAACAGAATCTGtgacatgatttttttatttttagtttataTAACCTTAtgagaaatataaaaatatttaatacagtagaacgtcgattatccggtgGCGGGTTAACCGTGCGGCGGCTTAACCGTGTGCGTATATGTCACAGCTGCTCAAACATGCGGCGAAAATTTGCAGCGATAGTCAAGTAGTCAACCAATTTTTTTGCAGCTGTGGTGTCTAGTGGTATTTTCGAaataaatttttgttcatgaacagtTGCTAAACCTATAATTATTGATTAACATAATATTATACTAACGAATAATCGATTAATTCAAtgtgaattaatcataaagctaatgaatttataatttttatatgaatttgacatttcttggccgctcgattaaccggcaaccgtccagagctgcccggataatcgacgttctactgcaATGAAGTAAATCAGATAGATTTTGATTATGCTATGCTATTATTTTAATTCCAACCATTGATAGTGTTAATCGTATAAATTGTACACGGTGTATGTTTAACTACAGGATCAGGATCAATCAACGCAAAGCTTATtacaatctttttttattattcagcCACATTTGACTCTATTACAAAAAAGCCTATCAGTGGCAGCTTTCATACTGTGTTGATTAATATAAGTGCAAGAATGAACGTTCTTTTCCAGAGTAACGCAGTCTATATTTTCCGGAGATAGACATTATCATTTCTACAACACCTGTGATACTTATGAGGAATAGATAATAATGATTTATATTTAAGTTAATTTGCAAGCGTTATTTTTTAAGAACTACGTATCTTCTGCAAGCACGCAACTGATGCTAACCAAAAGACATAGGTGAAATCCGTTAATTTTGCTAAAAAGAAACAGGTCACGTAAGTCGATAACATACAATAGAGTTATAAGTTATTATTTCTCCGAGACAATATTATTGTAGCCTTAATATTgcttaaaataacaattaatTTCGGATAAATTGCTACCATCAAACACAACAATGGGTA of the Anopheles merus strain MAF unplaced genomic scaffold, AmerM5.1 LNR4000714, whole genome shotgun sequence genome contains:
- the LOC121602921 gene encoding uncharacterized protein LOC121602921 isoform X2, coding for MASMIECEEELACLTRETVLEQDQLESTLLWFLSQNFLKSAITKFVSVGDVALLKTMDSDSLASKDNLLMADALAPWKVSNSENLLKARNQVSTNAMELNRLHAQMRSGHLDKELDKCRTQIRELRSKKHSMQYDLNAKQQRVNAEELEMSGLIDVLKEILRDTETTIQYHEQELEKAENSFDDNYDSPLFSQL
- the LOC121602921 gene encoding uncharacterized protein LOC121602921 isoform X1; amino-acid sequence: MASMIECEEELACLTRETVLEQDQLESTLLWFLSQNFLKSAITKFVSVGQMINVPIGDVALLKTMDSDSLASKDNLLMADALAPWKVSNSENLLKARNQVSTNAMELNRLHAQMRSGHLDKELDKCRTQIRELRSKKHSMQYDLNAKQQRVNAEELEMSGLIDVLKEILRDTETTIQYHEQELEKAENSFDDNYDSPLFSQL